From the Anopheles coustani chromosome X, idAnoCousDA_361_x.2, whole genome shotgun sequence genome, one window contains:
- the LOC131269120 gene encoding TATA element modulatory factor, with amino-acid sequence MNWFDTTGIANLAKTALKEAQKQIDKALDIKDDDDAIETGIDDETPDSSSRAVSATVNKDQLAAKNSEHTDVADSGTGAVSPNDPRSSITTVLKNETIEQEAADSQHVGSVSWGSFTGSFFERPTGSVENVTVTKPPASLKRQSVEDSEGREIPKPISKEHARSGYSKESTVTVTSPLTGSPPTEKDSSESIEVLSTITTPISTLASPNLLPSGEATQYDGESESVEVLGTQGTASSVSSPESLTAADQNSPHGQTGNNDGDFIALSSFEMHRGTSDDHEDDISIEDDSMSYTLSEQPVTVMEANSTMSPITVAPTRSGLHLPLPSTFSPRDVKEGVRNISVVETAANNWASSSTARLGFTGTAESSESEWAAGGEAGYEKKPQPTQNDEQDLDRSYENVEIQTQTSDSTQSFEEITPSGSVLDVKTSLDDNEEVQRSRQTAVIEGTFKATASASTMVPEGEEGIHHAGPNLGDDEIETTTSSDIEIISSPNGGDSSSTHSNGAYRTSPLKARDNKSEDIDILLTRKHRGHIREPSEASVHSGNSDESGHQTESERLMRRLAEVSETLEQREYRLVQLGRQNAELQEQNTALLLQLETKAARTSEGTPDSEGYTQRLSALERKFQQAIREKEILKRQLQTLRAEEEQKVARREVDKVLAERDFMIGELQKEGESLSKQVLQHSNIIKKLRAKEKESDALIRKQRDELSELVEEAERLKRSLSAKEEVERSQIDAVHKLSFEKQKLERDCGQLKSNLDDHAQRLETLRKSFDCARKELNEQAESYRELQQRFTKLQGIETEHGKAQKASEQMVMQLEELREQLRRTEQEYSQRFVRAKHEHAELLSRLEATEMRAEEEKNSAASLTIPLMKQLESLQNTLRHKDQVWEQREAAVAKQLADALEQGKYEAERERSHRDQIASLQNRIANLEERLTAALFQVEETTSELMQKQLDVELFERDIQKRLAESEGERLSLSERLHEKELLVSKLEQRLQQVVGSQDLASTLHYRAPDKATVSNLAYHSSQPSSMANETATALASNAPSESPTVEYTASKRGVCDSSPTPSIGNLSLSESLASIPWNATEEETGSLEASTGYADGAPGTGLAPVHLLNNTSLLETLQAMLKQRDGEVHQLQWEVSRFQQERIILNTEISKLTMELDNIREKNNRRFELEEEQMELQKRYDALLQMYGESVEKTEELRLDLVDVKEMYKLQIDDLLRQQRELIATINSSQQASPLPSKANPN; translated from the exons ATGAATTGGTTCGATACGACGGGGATAGCAAACTTAGCCAAAACTGCTCTGAAAGAGGCGCAGAAGCAGATAGATAAAGCGCTGGACATCaaggacgacgatgacgcgATTGAGACGGGTATCGATGACGAGACTCCAGATAGTTCAAGCCGAGCTGTCAGTGCCACCGTGAACAAAGACCAGCTAGCAGCGAAAAACAGTGAGCATACTGATGTGGCCGACTCTGGGACGGGTGCCGTGTCACCAAATGATCCACGCTCAAGCATCACAACGGTCCTCAAGAATGAAACAATCGAACAAGAAGCAGCCGACTCGCAGCATGTTGGTTCTGTTTCGTGGGGTTCGTTTACTGGATCATTTTTCGAACGTCCCACGGGCTCGGTGGAGAATGTTACCGTTACAAAGCCCCCCGCAAGtcttaagcgacaaagtgttGAGGATTCAGAGGGTAGGGAGATTCCGAAACCAATCTCCAAGGAGCATGCTCGATCGGGATATTCGAAGGAATCAACTGTTACTGTTACGAGCCCACTCACCGGCTCGCCACCAACCGAAAAGGATAGCTCCGAATCAATAGAGGTGCTGAGCACAATTACCACGCCAATATCGACGCTCGCCTCGCCCAACCTGCTGCCTTCCGGGGAAGCTACACAGTACGATGGAGAGTCGGAATCGGTTGAAGTGCTTGGCACGCAAGGTACTGCGTCTAGTGTTTCGTCCCCGGAATCTCTGACTGCAGCCGACCAGAACAGCCCCCATGGTCAGACTGGGAACAATGATGGTGACTTTATAGCTCTATCTAGCTTCGAGATGCACCGTGGAACGTCGGATGATCATGAGGACGATATCAGCATAGAAGATGATTCTATGTCGTACACTTTGTCGGAGCAACCTGTAACGGTGATGGAGGCAAACAGTACGATGTCTCCCATTACGGTTGCACCAACTCGCAGCGGCCTTCACCTTCCTCTTCCCAGTACATTTTCACCGAGGGACGTAAAAGAGGGCGTGCGCAATATATCCGTGGTTGAAACAGCTGCGAATAATTGGGCATCCTCTTCGACGGCCCGGCTCGGTTTCACCGGTACGGCGGAGTCAAGCGAATCCGAGTGGGCTGCCGGCGGTGAGGCCGGTTATGAAAAAAAGCCACAGCCGACACAAAACGACGAGCAGGATTTGGATCGGAGCTACGAAAACGTCGaaattcaaacacaaacatcCGATTCGACGCAAAGCTTCGAGGAGATCACCCCGAGTGGTAGTGTGCTGGATGTAAAGACTTCGCTGGATGATAACGAGGAAGTGCAACGATCGAGACAGACGGCAGTGATCGAGGGTACATTCAAAGCTACCGCATCCGCATCGACGATGGTTCCGGAAGGGGAAGAAGGCATACACCACGCTGGTCCCAACTTGGGCGACGATGAGATCGAAACGACCACCTCGTCGGATATCGAGATCATCTCTAGTCCGAACGGGGGAGACTCGAGTAGCACGCACAGCAATGGTGCGTATCGTACGAGTCCCCTTAAGGCACGGGATAACAAAAGTGAGGACATCGATATTCTACTCACCCGAAAGCATCGTGGCCACATACGCGAACCATCGGAAGCGTCGGTTCACAGCGGAAACAGTGATGAGTCGGGTCACCAGACCGAGTCGGAGCGATTGATGCGACGGCTAGCGGAAGTGTCGGAAACACTCGAGCAGCGTGAATATCGGCTCGTCCAGCTTGGGCGTCAGAACGCGGAGTTGCAGGAACAGAACACGGCGCTCCTACTGCAGCTCGAGACGAAAGCGGCCCGCACATCGGAAGGCACCCCCGATTCGGAGGGCTATACGCAACGCCTTTCGGCGCTTGAGCGCAAGTTCCAACAGGCGATACGGGAGAAGGAAATTCTAAAGCGGCAGCTACAAACGCTGCGCGCGGAGGAAGAGCAGAAGGTGGCGCGCAGGGAGGTGGACAAAGTGCTTGCCGAGCGCGACTTTATGATCGGCGAACTGCAGAAGGAGGGTGAAAGCTTGTCCAAGCAGGTGCTGCAGCATTCGAACATCATTAAGAAACTGCGcgcgaaggaaaaggaaagcgatGCCTTGATTCGCAAGCAACGGGATGAACTAAGCGAACTGGTGGAGGAGGCGGAACGGCTCAAACGTTCGCTGTCCGCTAAGGAGGAGGTCGAGCGGTCCCAAATCGACGCCGTCCACAAGCTGTCGTTTGAGAAGCAAAAGCTCGAACGAGACTGCGGTCAGTTGAAAAGCAACCTGGACGATCATGCGCAACGCTTGGAGACGCTCCGGAAGTCGTTCGACTGCGCTCGCAAGGAGCTGAACGAGCAGGCCGAGTCGTACCGCGAGCTGCAGCAGCGATTCACCAAGCTGCAGGGGATCGAAACCGAACACGGTAAGGCGCAGAAAGCAAGCGAGCAGATGGTGATGCAGCTGGAGGAGCTGCGCGAACAGCTGAGGCGCACCGAGCAAGAGTACAGCCAGCGGTTCGTGCGAGCCAAGCACGAGCATGCGGAGCTGCTGAGCCGGCTGGAAGCGACCGAGATGCGCGCGGAAGAGGAGAAAAACTCTGCCGCTTCGCTAACGATACCCCTGATGAAGCAGCTCGAGTCCCTGCAGAACACCCTACGCCACAAGGATCAGGTGTGGGAGCAGCGTGAAGCGGCTGTCGCTAAACAGTTGGCGGACGCCCTCGAGCAGGGCAAGTACGAGGCCGAGCGCGAGCGATCGCACCGGGACCAGATCGCTTCGCTGCAGAATCGCATCGCCAATTTGGAGGAGCGACTCACGGCAGCCCTATTTCAGGTGGAGGAAACAACGAGCGAACTAATGCAGAAGCAGCTCGACGTGGAGCTGTTCGAACGTGATATACAGAAACGACTGGCAGAGAGCGAGGGAGAACGCCTCTCGCTGTCCGAACGGCTGCACGAAAAGGAGCTGCTAGTGAGTAAGCTTGAGCAGCGCCTACAGCAGGTGGTCGGCAGTCAGGATCTTGCCTCTACCCTACACTACCGCGCACCAGACAAAGCAACCGTTTCAAACCTAGCCTACCATTCCTCTCAGCCATCTTCTATGGCAAACGAAACCGCAACTGCACTCGCTTCCAACGCTCCCAGCGAAAGTCCCACGGTCGAGTACACCGCGTCCAAGCGCGGCGTGTGCGACTCTTCGCCAACGCCCAGCATCGGCAACCTTTCGCTCTCCGAATCGCTGGCGAGCATTCCCTGGAACGCGACGGAGGAAGAGACTGGTTCGCTGGAGGCCAGCACCGGGTATGCAGACGGTGCGCCTGGTACCGGTTTGGCACCGGTGCATCTTCTCAACAACACATCGCTGCTCGAGACGCTGCAGGCGATGCTGAAGCAGCGCGACGGCGAGGTGCATCAGCTGCAGTGGGAAGTGAGCCGCTTCCAGCAGGAGCGCATCATACTGAACACAGAAATATCGAAGCTCACGATGGAACTCGATAAC ATACgagagaaaaacaaccgtCGATTCGAGCTGGAGGAGGAGCAAATGGAGCTGCAGAAGCGCTACGACGCGTTGCTCCAGATGTACGGCGAGTCGGTGGAGAAGACGGAGGAGCTGCGATTGGATCTGGTGGACGTGAAGGAAATGTACAAGCTGCAAATCGACGACCTGCTCCGGCAGCAGCGCGAACTGATCGCCACCATCAACTCCAGCCAGCAAGCGTCACCGCTACCTTCCAAGGCGAATCCAAATTAG